The Pseudomonadota bacterium region CGTGTATATTGGGAGTGTAATCGATTAATCGAACTCATTTGGAGGAGGTCGGTCATGATTTGGTTGAAAACGACAACGTTTGCGCTCTGTTTGTTGGCCCCGTGCCTCGCGTTCCCGGCCTGTGAGGACGGTTCCGAACGGTTCGACGACGACGGATCCGATTCGGACAGCGATTCGGATTCGGACAGCGATTCCGACACCGACGTGGATTCGGACAGCGATTCCGACGGCGACGTCGACACGGAGAACAACTACTGCGATTGCCCGCAAGTCGGCGGCGCGTCGGCGGGAGATCTCGCCAAGTCGGCCAACTTCTGCGACAACGAGACGACGGTCTCGACGTCGCTGTACAGCACGAGCCCGTCGCCCCAGTCCGGCCGGGACAGCATCGAGAGCATGGGCACGAACGACTGCCTCGTGAAGAAGCACGGGTGCGAGATGTTCGCGCTCAGCACGGGACCCGTCGGCCAGGAGGATCCGAACTCCGCGACCGGCACCGAGTTCGGCAGCGACGGCATGGCGTACGTCGAGAACGACCCGCTGCCGCCGTACCAGGGTTACGATCCGACGTCGAGCTCGGCGTACGCGAGCTGCGACGTGAAC contains the following coding sequences:
- a CDS encoding choice-of-anchor L domain-containing protein; its protein translation is MIWLKTTTFALCLLAPCLAFPACEDGSERFDDDGSDSDSDSDSDSDSDTDVDSDSDSDGDVDTENNYCDCPQVGGASAGDLAKSANFCDNETTVSTSLYSTSPSPQSGRDSIESMGTNDCLVKKHGCEMFALSTGPVGQEDPNSATGTEFGSDGMAYVENDPLPPYQGYDPTSSSAYASCDVNQLRLSLHAPDNAEGFSFDFLFASAEYPEWVDMGYNDAFYAIMEYEGLNGGQPTNISFDDNENEVEVDVNFFENPTHPCNEAGSGWEPGADSGSTGWLRTSWPVAGGASFDLTFSIHDEGDCVWDSIVFIDNFQWLGDPVEGGTTPIE